One Dermacentor andersoni chromosome 6, qqDerAnde1_hic_scaffold, whole genome shotgun sequence genomic window carries:
- the LOC126523046 gene encoding uncharacterized protein produces MGRLCELYEEVIGRPPAKYAQLPPPQRPPIPITTELPGVSKRRSPTCALQQTAASLLYEDHGGHLQTYVDGSVMPDTGLSTAACVVTSLRKSRQCRLSGHATSIAAEVAGLRLAVDLLAEELPATPVTIYCDSKAALLSLQRPERTSLGVALLSTRLMALQEAGCSVSLHWLPAHVGIAGNEEADALAKRTHHCVVPPSLAVTANDFTSHRLRRHLLACHPDKRISFGRPPRPLRQRDLARRENSLLLRLRIGCCWTGAHRHGLIASQACASCGEPETMEPLLVACPAYLQQRGRLLQDFRRLGLPSARQKGILFPGRNELPALLSVVDGMLANSVANDRSQSTGM; encoded by the exons ATGGGCAGACTCTGTGAGCTGTACGAGGAGGTGATTGGGAGGCCTCCAGCGAAATACGCACAGCTGCCTCCTCCCCAGAGACCACCCATACCCATCACCACAGAGCTGCCCGGCGTTTCCAAACGGCGCTCCCCGACTTGTGCCCTTCAGCAGACGGCTGCCTCCCTCCTGTATGAGGACCACGGAGGACACCTGCAGACCTACGTTGACGGCTCGGTGATGCCAGACACAGGCTTATCGACTGCGGCCTGTGTGGTGACCTCCTTGCGGAAGAGCAGGCAGTGTCGCCTCTCTGGCCATGCGACGTCAATAGCGGCAGAGGTAGCAGGCCTCCGCCTGGCTGTGGACTTACTCGCGGAGGAGCTGCCAGCGACCCCAGTGACCATctactgcgactccaaggcggcactTCTCAGCCTGCAGAGGCCAGAAAGGACCAGCCTTGGGGTCGCCCTGCTCTCGACAAGGCTGATGGCGCTCCAGGAGGCGGGCTGCTCAGTGTCCCTGCACTGGCTTCCAGCCCACGTAGGGATAGCGGGCAACGAGGAAGCTGATGCACTGGCAAAGCGTACCCACCACTGTGTGGTCCCGCCCAGCCTGGCAGTGACAGCCAATGATTTCACAAGCCACAGGCTACGTCGCCATCTGCTGGCCTGCCATCCGGACAAGCGGATATCCTTTGGCCGCCCTCCGCGACCACTTCGACAGCGCGACCTCGCACGCAGGGAGAACTCCCTCCTTCTGCGACTCAGGATTGGCTGCTGTTGGACGGGTGCTCACCGGCACGGCCTCATCGCCTCTCAAGCCTGCGCCTCCTGTGGGGAGCCCGAGACCATGGAACCCCTCCTAGTGGCCTGCCCTGCTTACCTGCAGCAGCGTGGCCGCCTCCTGCAAGATTTCCGACGCCTGGGGCTTCCTTCTGCGCGGCAGAAAGGCATCCTCTTCCCTGGTCGCAACGAGCTACCAgccctcctaagtgtcgtcga CGGCATGCTGGCGAACAGCGTCGCCAACGACAGAAGTCAGagcactggcatgtga